Within Citrus sinensis cultivar Valencia sweet orange chromosome 1, DVS_A1.0, whole genome shotgun sequence, the genomic segment aattgaaattgtacTTGACTGGGAAAGACTTGCGAAGTTAAGATACTAAGTTTATATCTCAACCAATAATCTAATATACAAGTATTACATTACTTGAAATACCAATTTTATATCTcttctttataaatttcaCCTATCTcgaatttctaattaaatttgagaagattgtaatattgttatatatatattgtgaaTCAATATTCGCTCCTAGTTCAATATTTCTTCCATTgtgttaattgaaaatttaattttcttcgaTTATTTCGTTCTATACAAAGGATTGAGACCTTCAGTACCTAATCATCATCTTAAAAGGATTAATGTAAATACgtagtatatatatttaaaacatatcaAAAGGCAACATATTTTTACTCGTCATGTCCATTAATCAACCTATATAATCAGATTAATTATTCCTTTAGTGACagtgattttgattaaatGAATGTATGATCGATAATGAAATAGAGTggtcaaatcaatttaaatttcaatgaaataattaacaaactTTAAGGACTCGAATTATTGCTCATCCATTTGTAAAGTACTCCCTATAGTATCACACCATTGGAGGAGAAACTTTCGTCCGAATCAACAAACTGATCCACCCCATGTAAATTAAGCACAGCTCAGATTAAAGTTAATGTGAACACCATGAAAACAATTGTGGGTGCAAGGAAATGAAGAggagaaaatatttgatagcGTGTTAAATAAAGAGGCAAGACGCGTCGAGGAACAGTAAGTCTAAAAGTATATGGATAAAGCAGATTCTTCCATTATCGTTTAACCAGACACACAATAATGCAGAATGCAGAGTGAAGTCACCCCCAACTCTTCCTTTCTTATAAACACAAACCAATAGAACAGAAAGAGGAGACcactatatattaatttttattggtcCCTACGCGTCTCCACTAATAAAAATGACAAGTTCAAAGATCAATGAAAAGGACTGGCAAAAGAGCAGTTTAATTAATAAGCACATATAAATACACATACAAGTTTTGGTAGGAAGGAGATAATTAAGAAGCTTAAAAGAGTGTCTTTATCTTATTGAGATTGGCTTCTAATTGTGGATAGTTCAAATGGAAGCTTTACGATTGTCTTTTATGGTGATATTGGTAATGGCTACGTCAGTACAAAGCCAAGGAGGATTGAAAGCCGGGTTCTATTCTTCATCGTGCCCAGGGGCTGAGGCCATAGTTAGGTCAACTGTTGAATCACACTTTAAGAAAGATCCCACCGTAGCGGCTGGCTTGCTGAGGCTTCATTTCCACGACTGCTTTGTTCAGGTTGACTCTATTGGATGTcttgaaattgaagaacaatTGTATATTGTTATTAGAGGTTGCATGATATCATGCACGTATACTATATAAGCTAGCTTGGGGcgtaattaattcaaatttgttaTTGCAGGGTTGCGATGGTTCAGTCTTGATAGCTGGGTCTTCTGCTGAGAGGAGTGCGTTGCCTAACCTTGGCTTAAGAGGATTTGAAGTAATCGATGACGCAAAAACACAACTCGAGGCATCCTGTCCTGGTGTAGTCTCCTGTGCTGATATACTAGCACTTGCTGCTCGTGACTCTGTGGACTTGGTATGCTAACTTTGATcggctgattttttttttaaggatctTATGCCATGCACTTATGCAATAACCACAGATCATGTTAGATATATGATATTCAATAACTaccaatcaaaattaaaaacaaaaataataataataactatgaTTTTACGAAAAGATGAGCacaaattaagttaaaatcaACACTGAACCCAAATACGATTTCTATATATCTGAATCTGAACTGGCGTGTTTTTTGAAATGGGGACTTGTGCTGTGTGTTTTCACATGCAAGAGCGATGGACCAAGTTGGCAAGTGCCAACAGGAAGAAGAGATGGCAGAGTTTCATCATCGCAAGGTTTAAACTTACCTTCTCCTCTCGATTCCGTTACCGTCCAGAGGCAAAAATTTGCTGCTAAAGGCCTTGATGATCATGATCTAGTGACCCTAGTTGGTAACGCTCTGATATTATAATGTCTTTCTGTGTGTGTATATGTGGTATCATAAATAAATCGTCAAgacaattaatttactaaacgTATTAGATTTTATGGCCGCAGGGGCACATACAATTGGGCAAACAGACTGTCAATTCTTCCGATATCGTCTGTACAACTTCACAACAACAGGCAATGCGGATCCCAGCATTAGCCAGTCGTTCTTGGCACAACTGCAGACCCTTTGTCCCAAAGATGGTGACGGCACAAAACGTGTAGCACTAGATATAGATAGCCAGAACAAATTTGATGTGAGCTTCTTCAAGAATGTACGTGATGGTAAAGGAGTTTTAGAGTCCGACCAAAGGCTGTGGGAAGATGCTGCGACACGCAATATCGTGCAAAACTATGCAGGCACCATTAGGGGGTTGCTTGGTTTTaggtttgattttgaatttccAAAAGCTATGATCAAAATGAGTAGCATCGAAGTGAAGACTGGCTCAGATGGGGAGATAAGAAAGATATGTTCGAAGTTCAATTAGTTATATAACTTACAAAGCAAATTAAGCGCGtgtaaaataaatgtttaataaaaaaagactGCAGGTACGAAAATCAAATCGTCGCCTGAGAGATTCGAACTCTCGCGGGGAAACCCCATGTACTTAGCAGGCACACGCCTTAACCACTCGGCCAAAGCGACAGTTGCTACAAGGGGCTCTTTGCAAAACTATTATCATAATTACTTAATTCAGCTCTCACAGTGACCATCCAGGAATTAGgcccaaaaaggaaaaaaaaaaaacagatttTGTTGTGAATTTGTGATATCGGCGACTTCCTGCCGTAAAAAATAACTTGGATGAAAAGAACTAGAAAGCAACCATAGAATCAATCATAGCATATTAGCATTTTAACATGGTGATGTTTTGGAAGACTAAACCGTCTTGTCTGTAGTGTATATATTTATAGGAAAGCCCAAATCTCAATTGAATCCACCCTTGTAAGGACTTGGTAAACTATGATTGGCCCATGCACACTATACAGAAAAGGGGTAAATTTGTACCGTTGGATTTGAGAAGAGAAAGGATGATTGCCCTTAAAGGGCCTAGCATGAGCCCGGAAACCTAATCTCCTGCTGCCGCTTTTCGCCCATGCTTTGCGGcgaaaaagaaggaaaaaaaaagaaaaaggacaaGCAAGCAACAAAAGCTGCTGCCGCTTCTGTGCCCGTGTTGGGCCCTTTAGGGGCAAATATCAGTGCTTCCTCATTGTctgtttgtttgtgtgtgcgtgGTGTGTGGTATTTGACCTTTCGAAAAAGCAGAAATACCGGTGCATATTTGAGAATTGAGAATTCTCTCATAAGGTATAATATCATCCACCCCCCTTTGCTCTTAGGTATTTGtagatttatatatttactttagttttattatgaattcatctttatttacAGCATATTGATTTACAGATGACAATGAGTATCGCTCGCTAATCGCTATGAGTTTGTCATTACCAAACTCTCACTcgtaaaaagttaaattatcaAACTAGTCCACAACTCgtgaattttaacaattaccgACCCGCCTGCAACTCCTAGCTTGTGATTCCcacatttaaaatcataaatattaaaaaaaataatttcaattaatacctacaaatttgaattatatagtttaaactataaatttataacaataacCTTAATTCTATATTTGTTAATGTAAATGAGAATCAAAGTgtcaacattaaaataaatatataaaatatatcaatataacacaaaatatttcttttgtaGGCAAACAACATCGCTAAAATCAATGCATGactctattttttaatcaatatacaagtattgtcaataatattaacaagtaAGTTTTGGACAATTAAAAACACAACTTTAGCAATCAACAGTTCAAGTcattaaagtaaaagaaaaaaatttaatgaaattaaaataaaatatcagcaatattaaacttaaaaaaatacaaatttctacttattaaaaactttgtgtgtgtgtgtagtcCCGATCTggtccaaaattttaaagtgcgggaaagttcggaaaagttttaaaaccaTGGGGTTTAAGAGGTTTAAAACTTAATACGTGTTTTCCTAGATTTTTGTgcactttatatatatatatatatatatcgatgtatgcatgtatgtatggatttatgtatgtgtgtatatatgtatatatgtatgtatgtatgtgagATAGATTAGATTTAAGAATTAGAAAGATTAGGTCATGAGTTGTAATTCTAGTCAAACAACCCAAGAGGGTGAATTCGGAATTTAAGATTTCTCCAATAATAATCACAATCCAACAACTCTGAACACTAAAAATCCAACAAATAACAactacaataattaatataaagagatatttatatatgaagaTATATGAATAGTGAATTCGGGTTAAGAAAATGAACACAACAAGTTTTGTGTAGTTAAGTAAACTTGCTTATACATTGGCAAAATTCCACAAATCTCGATCGAGACTTGGGATCTTGATGCTTTTGTGGTGGGATCCGatagaaaattttatcatgATTTACTATTTAACTTTGTATTAGGGACCTAATTTTATAATGATTCACTATTTAGGAGATGACAAGTTAATTTGATGAATCACATTGATTTAATATGTCAGTCATATATGTATAACAAGTctgtttgataaataaaagatatataaCATATGGGGTTATAGgcatatgacatgtcatttat encodes:
- the LOC102629002 gene encoding peroxidase 25 isoform X1, encoding MEALRLSFMVILVMATSVQSQGGLKAGFYSSSCPGAEAIVRSTVESHFKKDPTVAAGLLRLHFHDCFVQGCDGSVLIAGSSAERSALPNLGLRGFEVIDDAKTQLEASCPGVVSCADILALAARDSVDLSDGPSWQVPTGRRDGRVSSSQGLNLPSPLDSVTVQRQKFAAKGLDDHDLVTLVDFMAAGAHTIGQTDCQFFRYRLYNFTTTGNADPSISQSFLAQLQTLCPKDGDGTKRVALDIDSQNKFDVSFFKNVRDGKGVLESDQRLWEDAATRNIVQNYAGTIRGLLGFRFDFEFPKAMIKMSSIEVKTGSDGEIRKICSKFN
- the LOC102629002 gene encoding peroxidase 25 isoform X2; this translates as MEALRLSFMVILVMATSVQSQGGLKAGFYSSSCPGAEAIVRSTVESHFKKDPTVAAGLLRLHFHDCFVQGCDGSVLIAGSSAERSALPNLGLRGFEVIDDAKTQLEASCPGVVSCADILALAARDSVDLSDGPSWQVPTGRRDGRVSSSQGLNLPSPLDSVTVQRQKFAAKGLDDHDLVTLVGAHTIGQTDCQFFRYRLYNFTTTGNADPSISQSFLAQLQTLCPKDGDGTKRVALDIDSQNKFDVSFFKNVRDGKGVLESDQRLWEDAATRNIVQNYAGTIRGLLGFRFDFEFPKAMIKMSSIEVKTGSDGEIRKICSKFN